One window from the genome of Streptomyces sp. NBC_00287 encodes:
- a CDS encoding sugar transferase, producing MATDLTAALAASVTVLLLFDRWFVLAALPAAWVLGLALHGAYQQHCLREGTQEFRRVLRAAGLIAVGASAAWWFVPEAGPLHDTLFALPLTVAATLLLRQARRLRMRAAWHHGRNLERAVVVGPASSAADLISLLHRNSDCGLKIVGVCLTDPAHAGRVVPDGVPSYGGVDDTAAAVRQSGCDAVIALPSPGLEADELRRLSWQLQAAGAELLLAPVLADVAAARVAVTPFAGLPLMELHAPTLSRFPRIPKELTDRAFAAAGLVLLAPLMLAVAALIRLDSPGSALFRHCRIGLRGQEFTVLKFRTMYQDAERRRAEFSALNQYGDGALFKIVDDPRITRVGAFLRHWSLDELPQLLNVVTGRMSLVGPRPLTPDETFALPEDIRRLRLLVKPGLSGLWQVSGRSELPLEERVRLDLSYVENWSTALDLRILARTPGAVIRGTGAY from the coding sequence ATGGCCACGGACCTGACCGCCGCACTCGCGGCTTCCGTCACCGTCCTGCTCCTCTTCGACCGGTGGTTCGTCCTCGCCGCGCTGCCTGCCGCATGGGTCCTCGGCCTCGCCCTGCATGGGGCTTACCAGCAGCACTGCTTGCGTGAAGGGACACAGGAGTTCCGCCGGGTGCTGCGTGCCGCGGGACTGATCGCCGTGGGGGCGAGCGCGGCCTGGTGGTTCGTGCCCGAGGCCGGCCCGCTGCATGACACGCTCTTCGCGCTGCCCCTCACCGTGGCGGCCACGCTCCTGCTGCGCCAGGCCCGGCGACTGCGGATGCGCGCGGCCTGGCACCACGGACGGAACCTCGAGCGGGCGGTGGTGGTCGGACCCGCCTCCTCGGCCGCCGACCTGATCTCCCTGCTGCACCGGAACAGCGACTGCGGACTCAAGATCGTCGGCGTCTGCCTGACCGATCCCGCCCACGCCGGCCGTGTCGTGCCCGACGGGGTGCCTTCGTACGGCGGCGTGGACGACACGGCCGCGGCGGTACGGCAGAGCGGCTGCGACGCGGTGATCGCCCTGCCGAGCCCCGGGCTGGAGGCCGATGAGCTCCGGAGGCTCTCCTGGCAGCTCCAAGCAGCCGGAGCAGAGCTCTTGCTCGCACCGGTACTGGCCGATGTGGCGGCCGCCCGGGTGGCAGTGACGCCGTTCGCGGGGCTCCCGCTGATGGAGCTTCACGCGCCGACCCTCTCCCGGTTCCCCCGCATCCCCAAGGAACTCACGGACCGGGCGTTCGCCGCTGCCGGCCTCGTCCTCCTCGCCCCGCTGATGCTGGCCGTCGCCGCCCTGATACGGCTCGACAGCCCCGGCTCCGCCCTGTTCAGGCACTGCCGGATCGGGCTGCGCGGCCAGGAGTTCACCGTGCTGAAATTCCGGACCATGTACCAGGACGCCGAGCGCCGCAGGGCCGAATTCTCCGCACTCAACCAGTACGGCGACGGCGCACTGTTCAAGATCGTCGATGATCCCCGGATCACCCGGGTGGGAGCGTTCCTCCGTCATTGGTCGCTGGATGAACTCCCCCAGCTTCTGAACGTGGTGACGGGCCGGATGTCCCTCGTCGGCCCACGGCCGCTGACCCCGGACGAGACGTTCGCACTGCCCGAGGACATCAGACGGCTCCGCCTGCTGGTGAAGCCCGGACTGAGCGGACTGTGGCAAGTGAGCGGACGCTCCGAGCTTCCGCTGGAGGAACGGGTGCGCCTCGACCTGAGCTATGTGGAGAACTGGTCGACCGCGCTGGACCTGCGCATCCTGGCACGCACCCCGGGCGCGGTAATCCGCGGGACCGGGGCGTACTGA
- a CDS encoding NUDIX domain-containing protein, producing MTPSLVPGIDTPDRRGRTGLDRTGLDLTGNPRVKVRDVKLLSSHWYIERTTTFDFRHADGTWSTQERETHDRGNGATMLLYDAERQTVLLTRQFRFPVYVNGHPDGMLVETPGGLLDEDDEHPEIAVRREVVEETGHTIGAVQHVFDVYMSPGSVTERVSFYAAEYGPSTRTHEGGGLDEEGEDIEILELPFRRALEMIRTGEIADAKTIMLLQWAALEGPFAK from the coding sequence ATGACTCCATCTCTTGTGCCCGGAATCGACACCCCCGACCGCCGCGGCCGTACCGGACTCGACCGGACCGGCCTGGACCTGACCGGCAACCCGCGCGTGAAGGTGCGGGACGTGAAGCTGCTCTCCAGCCACTGGTACATCGAGCGGACCACGACCTTCGACTTCCGGCATGCCGACGGCACCTGGAGCACCCAGGAGCGCGAGACCCACGACCGCGGCAACGGCGCCACGATGCTGCTGTACGACGCCGAACGCCAAACCGTGCTGCTCACCCGCCAGTTCCGCTTCCCGGTGTATGTCAACGGCCACCCCGACGGGATGCTCGTGGAGACCCCGGGCGGGCTCCTCGACGAGGACGACGAGCACCCCGAGATCGCCGTGCGCCGCGAGGTGGTGGAGGAGACCGGCCACACCATCGGGGCCGTACAGCATGTGTTCGACGTCTATATGAGCCCGGGTTCGGTCACCGAGCGGGTGAGCTTCTACGCGGCGGAGTACGGGCCGTCCACCCGAACCCATGAGGGCGGTGGTCTGGACGAGGAGGGCGAGGACATCGAGATCCTCGAACTGCCCTTCCGCCGGGCGCTGGAGATGATCCGGACCGGCGAGATCGCCGACGCCAAGACCATCATGCTGCTCCAGTGGGCGGCGCTGGAGGGCCCGTTCGCCAAGTAG
- a CDS encoding aldo/keto reductase has product MKYRTIGTDPQHRREVSVLALGAMLFGSRTDEETSFAVLDRYVEAGGNFIDTSDNYAFWEDGGQGGQSEELLGRWRRSRGVGDEIVIATKLGARPLAPGTGYVDNPEGLSAKVIREAAERSRERLGVEKIDLLYAHIEDQRVPLAETVEGFGALVAEGTVGLLGVSNHAVWRVERARALAAAAGLPGYQVLQYQHSHLRPRFDMPSDLFPDGSLGHAGAELLGYLRAEPDLTLVAYSPLLAGAYTRQDKPLPPDYDHPGTPARLKVLREVAREADATVNQVVLAWQIGAELPVIPLAGASSVAQLEENLAAVELELTGEQRARLDAAH; this is encoded by the coding sequence ATGAAGTACCGCACGATCGGCACCGACCCACAGCACCGCCGCGAGGTCAGCGTTCTCGCGCTCGGCGCGATGCTGTTCGGCTCACGCACCGACGAGGAGACGTCCTTCGCCGTACTCGACCGCTATGTCGAGGCCGGCGGGAACTTCATCGACACGTCCGACAACTACGCCTTCTGGGAGGACGGCGGCCAGGGCGGCCAGAGCGAGGAACTGCTCGGCCGGTGGCGGCGCAGCCGGGGCGTCGGCGACGAGATCGTCATCGCCACCAAGCTCGGCGCCCGCCCCCTGGCCCCCGGCACCGGCTACGTCGACAACCCGGAGGGCCTGTCGGCGAAGGTGATCCGGGAAGCCGCCGAGCGCAGCCGGGAACGGCTCGGGGTGGAGAAGATCGATCTCCTCTACGCCCACATCGAGGACCAGCGGGTGCCGCTCGCCGAGACCGTCGAGGGATTCGGCGCGCTGGTCGCCGAGGGCACCGTCGGCCTGCTGGGCGTCAGCAACCACGCCGTGTGGCGGGTGGAACGGGCCCGCGCGCTGGCGGCTGCCGCCGGACTGCCCGGCTACCAGGTGCTCCAGTACCAGCACAGCCATCTGCGCCCGCGCTTCGACATGCCGAGCGACCTCTTCCCCGACGGCAGCCTCGGCCACGCCGGCGCCGAACTCCTCGGCTATCTGCGCGCCGAGCCCGATCTCACCCTGGTCGCCTACTCGCCGCTGCTCGCCGGCGCCTACACCCGGCAGGACAAGCCGCTGCCACCGGACTACGACCACCCGGGCACCCCGGCCCGCCTGAAGGTGCTGCGGGAGGTCGCCCGGGAGGCCGATGCGACCGTCAACCAGGTGGTGCTGGCCTGGCAGATCGGCGCGGAGCTGCCGGTGATCCCGCTGGCCGGGGCGTCCTCGGTGGCGCAGCTGGAGGAGAACCTGGCGGCGGTGGAGCTGGAGCTGACGGGGGAGCAGCGGGCCAGGCTGGATGCCGCTCACTGA
- a CDS encoding glycosyltransferase family 4 protein, with protein MSTMPSSRSILHIAQSSDGGVATVVAGLVGGQCARGDRVVVACLPGSRLAARAAGAGAEVLAWEARRAPGPWLLREVDALRGVVDSARPDVVHLHSSKAGLAGRMALRGRLPTVFQPHAWAFDAVTGLLRLATVRWERTGARWTHRLVCVSEGERAQGEAAGVRAPYVVIPNGVDLDHFDDPGGSTRAAARRRLGVALSAPLAVCVGRLCRQKGQDVLLGSWGGVVDRIPDVRLALVGDGPDREMLEERASAAVVFAGAVEDPRDWYLAADLVVLPSRWEGMALAPLEAMAASRPVVVTDVAGAREALPPGHASRSVVPPDDPRALCDAVASLLSDRATCAALGRQARTHVRRHHSVDQVVEHMYTVYEAACGTWDMSKGRSPRAPAAHRVPRTGRRVGG; from the coding sequence ATGTCGACGATGCCGAGCAGCCGGAGCATCCTGCACATCGCGCAGTCGAGCGACGGGGGTGTCGCCACCGTGGTCGCCGGTCTGGTCGGCGGGCAGTGTGCCAGGGGCGACCGAGTCGTCGTCGCGTGCCTGCCGGGGAGCCGGCTGGCCGCGCGAGCCGCGGGGGCCGGTGCCGAGGTCCTGGCGTGGGAGGCCCGCCGAGCCCCGGGTCCTTGGCTGCTCCGCGAGGTGGACGCGCTGCGGGGCGTCGTGGACTCGGCCCGCCCGGACGTCGTCCATCTGCACAGTTCCAAGGCGGGTCTGGCCGGGCGGATGGCTCTTCGTGGGCGTCTGCCCACGGTGTTTCAGCCCCACGCGTGGGCCTTCGATGCCGTGACAGGGCTCTTGCGCCTGGCCACCGTTCGGTGGGAAAGGACCGGGGCTCGGTGGACGCACCGGCTGGTGTGCGTCAGCGAGGGGGAACGCGCGCAGGGCGAGGCCGCCGGAGTCCGGGCTCCGTATGTGGTGATTCCCAACGGGGTGGACCTCGATCACTTCGATGACCCGGGCGGCTCGACACGCGCGGCGGCCAGACGTCGCCTGGGCGTGGCCCTCTCGGCACCGCTCGCGGTGTGCGTCGGGCGACTGTGCCGACAGAAGGGTCAGGACGTGCTGCTCGGGAGCTGGGGCGGAGTCGTCGACCGTATCCCCGACGTGCGACTCGCCCTGGTCGGTGACGGGCCGGACCGGGAGATGCTGGAGGAGCGGGCATCCGCGGCGGTGGTCTTCGCGGGAGCGGTGGAGGACCCCCGGGACTGGTATCTCGCGGCGGATCTCGTGGTGCTTCCTTCGCGCTGGGAAGGGATGGCACTCGCACCGCTGGAGGCCATGGCGGCGAGCCGTCCGGTGGTGGTGACCGACGTGGCGGGCGCACGCGAAGCGCTTCCGCCGGGCCACGCCTCGCGCTCAGTGGTGCCGCCGGACGATCCGCGGGCCCTCTGTGACGCGGTGGCCTCCCTGCTGTCGGACCGCGCGACCTGTGCGGCGCTGGGCCGGCAGGCCCGCACCCATGTGCGCCGACACCACAGCGTGGACCAAGTCGTCGAGCACATGTACACGGTGTACGAAGCTGCCTGCGGCACCTGGGACATGAGCAAAGGCCGCTCGCCGAGAGCCCCTGCCGCTCACCGTGTACCGAGGACCGGACGGAGAGTCGGCGGCTGA
- a CDS encoding NAD(P)-binding domain-containing protein, which translates to MNSEKGAPITVIGAGPYGLAVAAHLKAQGIPFRIFGEPMEGWLSHMPKGMYLKSSPFSSFISAPIPGWRLADYRVSEGRASGDERDPVHISEFVRYGLWFQQHWAPELEQVTVRRVETGRGRGFWITLDSGEGFESRAVVLGVGIVRFANVPPVLAHMVDDGLVSHTAEHVDLSGFAGQRVAVVGAGQSALESAALLHESGAQPTVLARAGSLVFGPPPQTERPVERSVRVRLMYPNSLLGDGWPLVACSSGPAVYRHLPDRVRARLLRTILGPYGAWWLRDRVEGRVPVRCGVRIGSAKPDLAGGVLLELEGPDGDRQTLEADHVIAGTGYRVDVDRLELLSAELRREVVKNAGAPRLSADFESSVPGLFFTGLAAAPTFGPLLRFVSGSGFAARRISRADAVAW; encoded by the coding sequence GTGAACTCGGAAAAGGGAGCGCCCATCACGGTCATCGGTGCAGGGCCGTACGGCCTCGCTGTGGCCGCCCATTTGAAGGCGCAAGGAATTCCGTTCAGGATTTTTGGCGAGCCGATGGAAGGCTGGCTCTCCCATATGCCGAAGGGCATGTATCTGAAATCCTCTCCATTCTCGTCATTCATTTCCGCCCCGATACCCGGCTGGAGACTTGCGGATTACCGTGTCTCAGAAGGTAGGGCTTCCGGTGACGAGCGGGATCCGGTACACATTTCCGAGTTCGTGCGGTACGGACTCTGGTTTCAGCAGCACTGGGCACCCGAACTCGAACAGGTGACAGTCCGCCGAGTGGAAACGGGGCGTGGCAGAGGTTTTTGGATCACCCTGGATTCTGGTGAGGGGTTCGAAAGCCGAGCCGTGGTCCTTGGCGTGGGAATTGTGCGATTCGCCAATGTGCCGCCCGTGCTGGCCCATATGGTGGACGACGGTCTTGTCTCCCATACGGCGGAGCACGTGGACCTGTCGGGGTTCGCCGGACAGCGTGTGGCCGTAGTGGGGGCGGGACAATCGGCGCTGGAGAGCGCCGCTCTGCTGCACGAGTCGGGTGCGCAGCCCACGGTCCTCGCTCGTGCCGGCTCGCTGGTCTTCGGTCCTCCACCGCAAACCGAGCGCCCTGTGGAACGTTCGGTACGGGTGCGGCTGATGTACCCCAATTCCCTGCTGGGTGATGGATGGCCGCTCGTGGCGTGCAGCAGCGGGCCCGCCGTCTATCGGCATCTGCCCGACCGGGTTCGCGCCCGGCTGCTGCGGACCATTCTCGGACCATACGGTGCGTGGTGGCTCCGGGACCGGGTCGAGGGGCGCGTGCCGGTGCGGTGCGGCGTCCGCATCGGCTCGGCGAAGCCCGACCTCGCCGGGGGCGTACTGCTTGAGCTGGAAGGCCCGGACGGAGACCGGCAGACGCTGGAGGCCGACCATGTCATCGCCGGCACCGGTTACCGTGTGGATGTCGACCGTCTGGAGCTGCTGAGCGCCGAACTGCGCCGCGAGGTCGTCAAGAACGCCGGTGCCCCTCGGCTCTCGGCCGATTTCGAGTCCTCGGTTCCGGGTCTCTTCTTCACCGGGCTGGCCGCGGCTCCCACGTTCGGACCGCTCCTGCGGTTCGTCTCCGGATCCGGATTCGCCGCCCGGCGTATCAGCCGTGCGGACGCAGTGGCTTGGTGA
- a CDS encoding DUF427 domain-containing protein: MPLFPTERSVRTTPEGLLWEPCERWVRGVKGEVTVVDSRHPVLVWEPEGIPVPRYAFPREEVRTDLLRPAEKPPTGTHTGSTIFYDLEVDGARMANAAWTFPAADLAGHIAFEWFLRRDDGLDHWYEEEEEIFVHPRDPHKRVDAVRSSRHVQVEIDGTVVADTRRPVLVFETGLPTRYYVPVEDVRLDLFEPTEHRTSCPYKGTARYWTFAGRADVPRNIVWSYPEPLPAVGAIEGYLAFFNEAVDLVVDGERLERPVTLFSKSLTK, translated from the coding sequence ATGCCTCTGTTCCCCACTGAGCGGTCCGTCCGTACCACCCCCGAAGGCCTGCTGTGGGAGCCCTGCGAGCGCTGGGTGCGCGGGGTGAAGGGCGAGGTCACCGTCGTCGACAGCCGACACCCCGTCCTCGTCTGGGAGCCCGAGGGGATCCCCGTCCCGCGCTACGCCTTCCCGCGCGAGGAGGTCCGCACCGACCTCCTGCGCCCGGCGGAGAAACCCCCGACGGGCACCCACACCGGCTCGACGATCTTCTACGACCTCGAAGTCGACGGAGCGCGCATGGCGAACGCCGCGTGGACGTTCCCCGCCGCCGATCTGGCCGGACACATCGCCTTCGAGTGGTTCCTGCGCCGGGACGACGGCCTGGACCACTGGTACGAGGAGGAAGAGGAGATCTTCGTCCACCCGCGCGACCCGCACAAACGCGTGGACGCGGTGCGCAGCAGCCGGCATGTCCAGGTGGAGATCGACGGCACCGTGGTCGCGGACACTCGCCGCCCGGTGCTGGTCTTCGAGACCGGACTGCCGACGCGCTACTACGTCCCCGTCGAGGACGTCCGCCTGGACCTGTTCGAGCCGACCGAGCACCGAACGTCCTGCCCGTACAAGGGCACAGCCCGCTACTGGACCTTCGCGGGCAGGGCCGACGTCCCGCGGAACATCGTCTGGAGCTACCCGGAGCCACTGCCCGCGGTCGGCGCCATCGAGGGATATCTGGCGTTCTTCAACGAGGCCGTCGACCTCGTCGTGGACGGCGAACGCCTGGAACGTCCGGTCACGCTCTTCAGCAAGTCGCTCACGAAGTGA
- a CDS encoding carboxylate--amine ligase: MNHDVPALLVKVGPSPQNHGCLGALRSLGRAGVPVYAMVEDRFTPCAVSRHLADRFVVPTTGLEEPRTLVSALLRLGRTIGRRTVAVPTDDESAVLLAEHAEALAEWFVLPPVPSALPRALASKEGLRRVCTEHHVPTPRAHAPADRTQLLAYARDLGYPLVLKNLEAYTRVRSPVVTHTTVVHNEDELLALIGPRETPSVLMQEYIPPADAEDWITHLYCGARGAPRAVFTGYKVRSWPVRSGATTRAWARPNPGLARLAAELCRRIGYSGVADLDWRFDRRDGLYKLVDFNPRIGAQFRLFESGQGVDVVRAMYLDLTGQQIPRAEQTYGRMFVVGQLDLLSATIDAWQERRVPPAVLPRRGTERAWLSWDDPWPAVAESVRFGGTVGRRLTKPLRPHG; encoded by the coding sequence ATGAACCACGATGTGCCTGCGCTGCTCGTGAAAGTGGGCCCCTCCCCGCAGAACCACGGCTGCCTCGGCGCGCTGCGAAGCCTGGGCAGGGCGGGCGTGCCCGTGTACGCCATGGTCGAGGACCGGTTCACCCCGTGCGCCGTGTCCCGCCATCTCGCCGACCGGTTCGTCGTACCGACGACGGGTCTGGAGGAGCCCCGGACACTCGTCTCCGCGCTGCTGCGCCTCGGCCGTACGATCGGCCGCAGGACCGTCGCCGTGCCGACCGACGACGAATCCGCCGTACTGCTGGCGGAGCACGCGGAAGCCCTCGCCGAATGGTTTGTGCTGCCGCCGGTGCCCTCCGCGCTGCCCCGCGCACTGGCGAGCAAGGAGGGCCTGCGCCGCGTCTGCACCGAGCACCACGTGCCCACGCCACGGGCCCACGCGCCCGCCGATCGCACACAACTCCTCGCCTACGCCCGCGACTTGGGCTATCCGTTGGTGCTGAAGAACCTGGAGGCCTACACCCGGGTGCGCTCGCCCGTCGTGACACACACGACCGTCGTGCACAACGAGGATGAACTGCTCGCCCTCATCGGGCCACGCGAAACTCCCTCGGTCCTGATGCAGGAGTACATCCCGCCCGCCGATGCCGAGGACTGGATCACCCACCTCTACTGCGGAGCGCGAGGCGCACCCCGGGCCGTTTTCACGGGGTACAAGGTCCGGTCCTGGCCCGTGCGCAGCGGAGCGACCACGAGGGCGTGGGCGCGGCCCAACCCGGGGCTCGCCCGACTCGCCGCGGAACTGTGCCGACGGATCGGGTACAGCGGCGTGGCCGATCTCGACTGGCGATTCGACCGGCGGGACGGCCTCTACAAGCTGGTCGACTTCAACCCCCGTATCGGGGCACAGTTCCGGCTCTTCGAGTCCGGGCAGGGCGTCGATGTGGTCCGGGCGATGTACCTGGACCTGACGGGGCAGCAGATTCCCCGCGCGGAGCAGACCTACGGCCGGATGTTCGTCGTCGGTCAGCTGGATCTTCTGTCGGCCACCATCGACGCCTGGCAGGAACGGCGCGTCCCGCCCGCGGTACTGCCCCGCCGCGGCACCGAACGAGCATGGCTGAGCTGGGATGACCCTTGGCCGGCGGTTGCCGAATCGGTCCGCTTCGGAGGCACGGTCGGGCGGCGTCTCACCAAGCCACTGCGTCCGCACGGCTGA
- a CDS encoding phosphoribosyltransferase: MTLFRDRGHAGRELAQELRSRHEKRAFEDPVVLALPRGGVTVAQEVARALDAPLDVLVARKIGAPFQEEFGVGAICGDDPPVFDDWALGRLGLTPTTLAPVVARERAELHRREELYRHGRPALDLRGRTVIVVDDGLATGATARAALRWIRGRSPERVLLAVPVGSPEGVELMSREADEVVCLHRPVDFMAVGLWYDDFQQLTDADVLAALHTDA; encoded by the coding sequence ATGACGCTGTTCCGTGATCGTGGGCATGCCGGACGGGAGCTGGCCCAGGAGCTGCGGAGCCGACACGAGAAGCGGGCCTTCGAGGATCCTGTCGTCCTCGCTCTCCCCCGCGGCGGTGTGACCGTCGCCCAGGAGGTAGCCCGCGCGCTGGACGCCCCGCTCGATGTGCTGGTCGCACGTAAGATCGGCGCGCCCTTCCAGGAGGAGTTCGGCGTCGGCGCGATCTGCGGCGACGACCCTCCGGTCTTCGACGACTGGGCCCTGGGCCGGCTCGGCCTCACCCCGACCACGCTGGCACCGGTCGTGGCCCGGGAGCGCGCGGAACTCCATCGCCGCGAGGAGCTCTACCGGCACGGCCGTCCCGCCCTCGACCTGCGCGGACGTACCGTGATCGTGGTCGACGACGGACTGGCGACGGGAGCGACCGCCCGGGCCGCGCTGCGCTGGATCCGGGGCCGCTCGCCGGAGCGGGTACTGCTGGCGGTGCCGGTCGGCTCGCCCGAGGGCGTGGAGCTGATGAGCCGGGAGGCCGACGAGGTGGTCTGTCTGCACCGGCCGGTCGACTTCATGGCCGTCGGGCTCTGGTACGACGATTTCCAGCAGCTGACGGACGCCGATGTGCTGGCCGCGCTGCACACCGACGCGTGA
- a CDS encoding TetR/AcrR family transcriptional regulator, with protein sequence MASDKKPAPGRRAGDRGRYGRLSRERVLASALELVDREGLSALSMRRLGGELGVEAMALYRYASSKDALLDGLVEALYLELEERLAAGPETTEWRARLHRIARAMYDVCLAHPQAVPLLSTRMLAVPLARRPLAVLKDHERVLALLREAGFDEERATAVFRAYTAWLLGYVSVELRQMVDNPDEPDPAFRLGLHRMPPQELPRLREAAPALAERGGPEGLAAGLDALLDRFTS encoded by the coding sequence ATGGCGAGTGACAAGAAGCCTGCGCCCGGCAGACGTGCTGGAGACCGGGGCCGCTACGGCCGACTGAGCCGGGAGCGGGTGCTGGCCAGCGCCCTTGAGCTGGTGGACCGGGAGGGCCTGTCGGCGCTGAGCATGCGGCGGCTCGGCGGAGAGCTCGGCGTGGAGGCGATGGCGCTGTACCGGTACGCGTCCAGCAAGGACGCCCTGCTGGACGGCCTGGTCGAGGCCCTCTATCTGGAGCTGGAGGAGCGCCTGGCCGCCGGGCCCGAGACGACCGAGTGGCGGGCGCGCCTGCACCGGATCGCCCGGGCCATGTATGACGTCTGCCTCGCCCATCCGCAGGCGGTGCCGCTGCTGTCCACGCGCATGCTCGCGGTGCCCTTGGCCCGCCGCCCGCTGGCCGTACTGAAGGATCACGAGCGGGTGCTGGCGCTGCTGAGGGAGGCCGGGTTCGACGAGGAGCGCGCCACGGCCGTGTTCCGTGCCTACACCGCCTGGCTGCTCGGCTATGTGTCGGTGGAGCTGCGGCAGATGGTGGACAACCCGGACGAGCCCGATCCCGCGTTCCGGCTGGGGCTGCACCGGATGCCGCCCCAGGAGCTGCCCCGGCTGCGCGAGGCGGCCCCGGCACTGGCCGAGCGGGGCGGTCCGGAGGGCCTCGCGGCCGGTCTGGACGCCCTGCTCGACCGGTTCACTTCGTGA